One Candidatus Binataceae bacterium genomic window, CAAAGTGACGGCGCCGACACAAACCGGCTTCGCGGGCAAGATAAAGCTCCGGACCGTCTCAAAGCCGCTAACGGTGACCGTGCAAAACACTGGAACAGGTCCGTTGGTGCTGGGCTACCTGAGAGTTCAGGGCGGCGATAACTTCGATTTCGTCATCATCCCCAATGTGACCACCGTCAAGGGACTGCTGCCTTGCGCAGCGGGTGGAACGCTGGCGGCCAAAGGCAAGTGCGGAGTCGAGCTCGAGTTTAAGCCGTTGTCACCCGGTCAACGAGTGTCAACCCTCCTGTTACCGAGCAATGCCAGCAACGGCACTCAGGGTGACTTGCTGGTCGGCCAGGGTACGAGCTAGATTAGATCGACAAGTGAAAGAGCAGGGCGCGGGAGCATCACAACTCCCGCGCCCTTTTGTTTTTAGCTGTACTTGCGATTCTGCCACCACGGGAAATATGACGGCATATTGGTGGTGACTTTGTCGGGGAACTTGGCGGGACGTTTTTCGAGGAATGACGTCACGCCCTCGCGAACGTCGGCGGACGCGCCGCGCACGAATATCCCGCGGCTGTCGACCTTGTGCGCTTCCATCGGATGGTCCGCGCCGAGCATCTTCCACATCATGTGACGAATGAGCGCGACCGCGACCGGCGCCGTGTTGTCGGCGATCTCCTTGGCGAGCGCGCGCGCCGCGGGAATCAGCTCCTCGGGCTTGTAAACCTTCTTCACGAGGCCGCCGTCGAAGGCCTCCTGCGCGGGGAAGACCCGGCCCGAGAAAGTCCATTCCAGCGCCTGTGAGATTCCGACGATTCGCGGCAGGAACCAGCTCGAGCACGCCTCGGGCACGATCCCGCGGCGCGCGAACACGAAACCGA contains:
- a CDS encoding crotonase/enoyl-CoA hydratase family protein encodes the protein MAYEQILYDVSDNILTITLNRPEKLNAFTGQMMNEMIDAFNRADADDNIRAIIVTGAGRAFCAGADLSAGAKTFDYEAREDRPDRRPKRDAKGEIDLSDESIRDGGGLLTLRIFESKKPVIAAVNGPAVGVGVTMQLAMDIRLASENARFGFVFARRGIVPEACSSWFLPRIVGISQALEWTFSGRVFPAQEAFDGGLVKKVYKPEELIPAARALAKEIADNTAPVAVALIRHMMWKMLGADHPMEAHKVDSRGIFVRGASADVREGVTSFLEKRPAKFPDKVTTNMPSYFPWWQNRKYS